In Clostridium sp. DL-VIII, the following proteins share a genomic window:
- the nifK gene encoding nitrogenase molybdenum-iron protein subunit beta, with amino-acid sequence MLDLTPKEIKKREAITINPSKTCQPVGAMYAALGVHGCMPHSHGSQGCCSYHRTVLSRHFKEPAIATSSSFSEGACVFGGGSNIKTAVKNIFDMYDPEIIAVHTTCLSETIGDDLKGFIEDIDIPEGKYVLHANTPSYVGSHITGFSNMVSGFIKGLSKTTGVKNGKMCVIPGFVNPGDMREVKRLLKLMGVDFTMLPDTSGVLDAPMTGKYDMYPKGGTKIQDIIELGDCEKTLALGSFASEAGASTLEKLYKVPYTTLKMPIGVGATDDLIMELSKFSKQEVPYEIEEERGQLVDIMIDAHAYYDKKKVALYGDPDVLISLSKFLLELGMIPKYVITGTPSNVFEKQMKELFDEFGVEGCIAKQDTDLFELHQLIKNESVDLLMGGTHGKYIAKAEDIPLVRIGFPVLDRYVHSYMPTFGYRGAMRLLELMLGALMDRQDRDSKDEDFELVM; translated from the coding sequence ATGTTAGATTTAACTCCTAAAGAAATTAAGAAAAGAGAAGCTATTACTATTAATCCTAGTAAAACATGTCAACCTGTTGGTGCTATGTATGCAGCTCTTGGAGTTCATGGATGTATGCCACACAGTCATGGATCACAAGGATGTTGTTCATACCACAGAACAGTCTTATCTAGACATTTTAAGGAGCCAGCTATAGCAACGAGTTCATCATTTAGTGAAGGTGCCTGCGTATTTGGTGGTGGTAGTAATATTAAAACTGCTGTAAAAAATATCTTTGATATGTATGATCCAGAAATAATTGCTGTTCACACTACATGTTTATCGGAAACTATAGGTGATGACTTAAAAGGCTTTATTGAGGATATAGATATTCCAGAAGGAAAATACGTGTTACATGCAAATACCCCAAGTTATGTTGGATCACATATTACTGGATTTTCTAATATGGTTTCAGGTTTCATTAAAGGTTTATCTAAAACAACTGGAGTGAAAAATGGAAAAATGTGCGTAATACCTGGATTTGTCAATCCTGGTGATATGCGTGAAGTAAAGAGATTGTTAAAACTTATGGGTGTAGATTTTACAATGTTACCAGATACAAGTGGAGTTTTAGATGCTCCAATGACTGGAAAATATGATATGTATCCAAAGGGCGGTACAAAGATTCAAGATATTATTGAATTAGGTGACTGTGAAAAAACATTAGCCCTTGGAAGCTTTGCTTCTGAAGCAGGTGCATCTACACTTGAAAAATTATATAAAGTTCCTTATACAACTTTAAAAATGCCAATAGGTGTTGGTGCTACAGATGATTTAATTATGGAATTAAGCAAGTTTAGCAAGCAAGAAGTTCCATATGAAATTGAAGAAGAAAGAGGACAATTAGTTGATATAATGATTGACGCTCATGCATATTATGATAAGAAAAAAGTGGCTTTATATGGAGATCCAGATGTACTAATTTCTTTATCTAAATTCTTGCTAGAACTTGGAATGATTCCTAAGTATGTAATTACAGGAACTCCATCCAATGTATTTGAAAAGCAAATGAAAGAATTATTTGATGAATTTGGTGTTGAAGGCTGTATTGCAAAACAAGATACTGATCTTTTTGAATTACATCAATTAATAAAGAATGAATCAGTAGATTTATTAATGGGTGGAACTCATGGTAAATATATAGCAAAAGCTGAAGACATTCCATTAGTTAGAATTGGTTTCCCTGTATTAGACAGATACGTTCATTCTTATATGCCAACATTTGGATACAGAGGTGCTATGAGATTACTAGAATTAATGCTTGGTGCATTAATGGACAGACAGGATAGAGATTCTAAGGATGAAGATTTTGAATTAGTAATGTAA
- the nifE gene encoding nitrogenase iron-molybdenum cofactor biosynthesis protein NifE: MEKRISNSLLEEREDFVCFKEGNNKNSMKCDGNSVSGSVSQRACVYCGARVVLNPITDAYHIVHGPIGCASYTWDIRGSLSSGEDLYRNSFSTDLSEQDVIFGGEKKLTAAIEGIMEKHNPKLIFVYATCIVGVIGDDIKAVCKIAEQKYKVPVIPVMAPGFSGNKSKGYKMACNALMNLFSRNILPKEKGINMLGDFNLAGEIWIVKEYLRKMGVKVISTITGDASYDKLIKSSSASFNVVQCAGSMTYLAKRMEMEMEIPFVKISFVGLEDTKNSLIRIASLFDDEEMMARTKALVKEEEEKIMPILNKYKENLKGKKAAIYVGGGFKAISLIKQFNELGIDTVMVGTQTGKEEDYEIINSLVNEGTVILDDANPYELEKFMIEQDVDILVGGVKERPLAYKLGVAFCDHNHERKHPLGGFIGAVNFAKEINLSINSPVWKYVKESEDNEDS; this comes from the coding sequence ATGGAAAAGAGAATAAGTAATTCGCTTCTTGAAGAAAGAGAAGATTTCGTTTGCTTTAAGGAAGGCAATAATAAAAATTCTATGAAGTGTGATGGAAATAGTGTTTCAGGTTCAGTCAGCCAAAGAGCTTGTGTTTATTGTGGTGCAAGAGTAGTTTTGAATCCAATAACTGATGCATATCACATAGTTCATGGACCAATAGGGTGTGCAAGCTATACTTGGGATATAAGAGGAAGTCTTTCAAGTGGTGAAGATTTATATAGAAATAGTTTTTCAACAGATTTAAGTGAGCAGGATGTTATTTTTGGTGGAGAAAAGAAACTAACTGCTGCAATTGAAGGGATAATGGAAAAGCATAATCCGAAATTAATCTTTGTTTATGCTACCTGTATCGTTGGAGTAATAGGTGATGATATTAAAGCTGTTTGCAAAATAGCTGAGCAAAAGTATAAAGTACCTGTTATACCAGTAATGGCACCAGGCTTTTCAGGAAACAAATCTAAAGGTTATAAAATGGCATGCAATGCACTAATGAATTTGTTTTCAAGAAATATATTACCTAAAGAAAAAGGAATAAATATGCTTGGGGATTTTAATTTGGCAGGAGAAATTTGGATTGTCAAAGAGTATCTGCGCAAGATGGGCGTTAAAGTAATATCAACTATTACTGGAGATGCAAGCTATGATAAATTAATTAAATCTAGCAGTGCAAGTTTTAATGTAGTCCAATGTGCAGGCTCCATGACATATTTAGCAAAAAGAATGGAAATGGAAATGGAAATTCCATTCGTTAAGATTAGTTTTGTTGGTTTAGAAGATACTAAAAATTCTCTGATCAGAATAGCAAGTCTTTTTGATGATGAAGAAATGATGGCAAGGACTAAAGCTTTAGTTAAAGAGGAAGAAGAAAAGATAATGCCTATTTTAAATAAATATAAAGAAAATTTAAAAGGCAAAAAGGCTGCTATATATGTAGGTGGCGGTTTTAAAGCTATATCTTTGATAAAACAATTTAATGAACTTGGAATAGACACAGTAATGGTTGGAACACAAACTGGAAAGGAAGAAGATTATGAGATTATAAATTCCTTAGTTAATGAAGGAACTGTAATTTTAGATGATGCAAATCCTTATGAATTAGAAAAATTTATGATTGAACAGGATGTTGATATTTTAGTAGGAGGAGTAAAGGAAAGGCCTCTTGCTTATAAATTAGGAGTAGCATTTTGCGATCATAACCATGAAAGAAAGCATCCTCTTGGTGGCTTTATCGGAGCAGTAAATTTTGCTAAAGAGATAAATCTTTCAATAAACAGTCCTGTATGGAAATATGTAAAGGAGAGTGAAGATAATGAAGACAGCTAA
- the nifB gene encoding nitrogenase cofactor biosynthesis protein NifB, whose amino-acid sequence MKTAKESFVNLTVNPCKMCMPMGVATALYGIKNCMTILHGSQGCSTYIRRHMATHFNEPVDIASSSLTEEGTVYGGENNLIKGVENLIKLYNPEVIGIGTTCLAETIGEDVKRLSKIFYEKHPESKIKLIPIQSPGYGGTQYGGYFTALRAVVENTEMDSTKNQKVNVVTGPISSADTRYLKTMLEDFNIDYILLPDISENLDGVHSKKYNRLPSNGTSIDEIKHMGGAKATIELSTFIKEEYSVGSYLEKAFGVTNHRINMPRGLRDTDNFLKVLAEISGKEIPEKYIKERGRYLDAMIDSHKYNAEARIAIFGEPDFVYSCARLAVENGSVPALIATADVCPGLEKSLRKEVDELSDNLFAEKCTILDKADFKDIENYVLNNDVNVMLGSSDGRRIEEKHKVPLVRASFPIHDRVGGQRILSIGYEGSLDLSDKIANVMLAKTESTFREDLYNEYYKEEKNIELTGKSEELELKGEKKVEFKVVDRNVVEEKTKTHPCFSCSSAHKYARMHLPIAPKCNISCNYCLRKFDCVNESRPGVTTEVLSPEEAFAKYKLVKSKMDNLKVVGIAGPGDALANFDNVKKTLELIREHDPEVTFCLSTNGLMLPFYAQELIDLGVSHVTITMNAIDPKITAKVYKFVDYLGVTYTGEEGAQILLNNQLSGLKYLADRGIMCKVNIVMLKGINDKHIEEVVKKVKTLGARITNIMQMIPVKGSVFENMPLTSNKEIMDLRNKCGEHLEQMYHCKQCRADAIGLLGDDQSQKFNKPQIKDIEEKTLRFAIASKSGVGVDMHFGHATEFLIYEYKNGDAKYIEKRDVDKFCNGKEVCEEEEDKFTKLSKVVNDCAGVICLRIGDEPKNKFKNMGVEVFMTCETIETAVVKAAEAILKGTEVKEMLRA is encoded by the coding sequence ATGAAGACAGCTAAAGAAAGTTTTGTAAATCTAACTGTTAACCCATGTAAAATGTGTATGCCTATGGGAGTTGCTACAGCACTTTATGGAATTAAAAACTGTATGACGATTTTACATGGTTCACAAGGCTGCAGCACATATATTAGAAGACATATGGCAACTCATTTTAATGAACCTGTAGATATTGCCTCATCTTCACTGACAGAAGAAGGTACTGTGTATGGAGGGGAAAATAACTTAATTAAGGGTGTAGAAAACTTAATTAAATTATATAATCCAGAGGTAATAGGAATAGGGACAACTTGTCTTGCTGAAACCATTGGAGAAGATGTAAAAAGATTATCTAAGATATTTTATGAAAAACATCCTGAAAGTAAGATTAAATTAATACCAATACAATCTCCAGGATATGGAGGAACTCAATATGGTGGATATTTTACAGCATTAAGAGCGGTAGTTGAAAATACAGAAATGGATAGTACTAAGAATCAAAAAGTGAACGTGGTTACTGGACCAATAAGTAGTGCAGATACTAGATATTTAAAGACAATGCTAGAGGATTTTAATATAGATTATATATTACTTCCAGATATATCTGAAAACTTAGATGGCGTTCATAGTAAAAAGTATAATAGACTGCCAAGTAATGGAACCAGTATAGACGAAATCAAACATATGGGAGGTGCCAAAGCTACAATAGAACTTTCTACATTTATAAAGGAAGAATATTCTGTTGGCAGCTACTTAGAAAAAGCTTTTGGAGTAACAAATCATAGAATCAACATGCCTAGAGGTCTTAGAGATACTGATAATTTCTTAAAAGTATTAGCTGAAATTTCTGGAAAAGAAATTCCAGAAAAGTATATAAAAGAACGAGGACGATATTTGGATGCTATGATTGATTCTCATAAATATAATGCAGAAGCGAGAATAGCTATATTTGGAGAACCAGATTTTGTTTATTCTTGTGCAAGATTAGCAGTGGAAAATGGATCAGTTCCAGCTTTAATTGCAACAGCAGATGTATGCCCAGGACTTGAAAAAAGTTTGAGAAAAGAAGTTGATGAACTTTCTGATAACCTATTTGCAGAAAAATGTACAATTTTAGATAAAGCAGACTTTAAAGATATAGAAAATTATGTACTAAATAACGATGTAAATGTCATGCTCGGAAGCTCTGATGGAAGGAGAATAGAAGAGAAACATAAGGTGCCGTTAGTAAGGGCATCATTCCCAATACATGACAGAGTTGGCGGACAGAGAATATTATCCATTGGATATGAAGGTTCTCTTGATTTAAGCGATAAAATTGCAAATGTTATGCTAGCTAAAACAGAATCAACGTTTAGAGAAGATTTGTATAATGAATATTATAAAGAAGAAAAAAACATAGAACTAACTGGAAAAAGTGAAGAGTTAGAACTTAAGGGGGAGAAAAAAGTGGAATTTAAAGTTGTAGATAGAAATGTAGTAGAAGAGAAGACTAAGACCCATCCTTGTTTTAGCTGTTCATCAGCTCATAAGTATGCAAGAATGCATCTTCCAATAGCTCCAAAATGTAATATAAGTTGTAATTACTGTTTAAGAAAATTTGATTGTGTCAATGAAAGCAGACCAGGAGTTACAACAGAAGTACTATCGCCAGAAGAGGCATTTGCAAAATATAAGTTAGTAAAATCTAAAATGGATAATCTAAAGGTTGTCGGAATAGCAGGTCCAGGTGATGCACTTGCAAATTTTGATAATGTTAAAAAGACTCTTGAACTTATAAGAGAACATGATCCAGAAGTTACTTTCTGCTTATCAACAAATGGTTTAATGCTTCCATTCTATGCTCAAGAGTTAATTGATTTAGGAGTAAGCCATGTAACAATAACTATGAATGCTATTGATCCTAAAATAACTGCTAAGGTATATAAATTCGTAGATTATTTAGGGGTTACATATACAGGGGAAGAAGGAGCACAAATTCTTTTAAACAATCAATTGTCTGGGCTTAAATATTTAGCTGACAGAGGTATAATGTGTAAGGTTAATATAGTGATGCTTAAAGGAATTAATGATAAGCACATAGAAGAAGTTGTTAAGAAAGTTAAAACATTAGGTGCTAGAATTACAAATATAATGCAAATGATACCTGTAAAGGGAAGTGTGTTTGAAAACATGCCTCTTACAAGCAATAAAGAAATAATGGACTTAAGAAATAAATGCGGTGAACATTTAGAACAGATGTATCATTGTAAGCAATGCAGAGCTGATGCTATTGGATTACTTGGTGATGATCAATCTCAAAAATTTAATAAGCCTCAAATTAAGGATATAGAGGAAAAAACTCTTAGATTTGCAATAGCTTCAAAGAGTGGGGTTGGAGTAGATATGCATTTTGGACATGCAACAGAATTCCTTATTTATGAATATAAAAACGGAGATGCGAAATATATTGAAAAAAGGGATGTAGATAAATTCTGCAATGGTAAGGAAGTATGTGAAGAAGAAGAAGATAAATTTACTAAACTCTCCAAAGTAGTTAATGATTGTGCAGGAGTTATATGCCTTAGAATTGGGGATGAACCTAAAAATAAATTCAAAAATATGGGCGTAGAAGTGTTTATGACCTGTGAAACTATCGAAACTGCAGTTGTAAAAGCTGCTGAAGCCATTTTAAAGGGGACTGAGGTTAAGGAAATGCTTAGAGCATAG
- a CDS encoding isopropylmalate synthase — MVEIIDKTIVVLKEIYGSKLKEKIPEIKKLIELLHTIGSDYIEITPELHAELSPLPEEIKFTICGNNIIEIKDTRDIHKVIEDAKKNNRKFRRIIGLDDLIFDEYEKIFVTIKNVFGENVELCIRNKYDSAIAMTLEWIKSGGKQVVTTFAGIGGYAPLEEVLGSLMFLEKMKMHGNPKVLPKALSIFEEIIETKLHSNMPFIGEDIFNVESGIHVNGIAKNPSTYEPYDPSEIGRKRNIIIGKHSGISSLEIKLKELNIHYNSENLQIMLDDVRKVSMQKRRGLNNEEIKEIYKKCCG, encoded by the coding sequence ATGGTAGAGATTATAGATAAGACTATAGTTGTCTTAAAGGAAATTTACGGTAGCAAATTAAAAGAAAAAATTCCCGAAATTAAAAAGTTAATTGAACTTCTGCATACAATAGGGAGTGATTATATAGAAATCACTCCAGAACTCCATGCTGAATTATCACCATTACCTGAAGAAATTAAATTTACCATATGCGGTAATAACATTATTGAAATAAAGGATACCAGGGATATTCATAAGGTTATTGAAGATGCAAAGAAGAACAATAGAAAATTCCGTAGAATTATTGGTCTAGATGATTTGATTTTTGATGAATATGAGAAAATATTTGTAACAATAAAAAATGTCTTTGGAGAAAATGTTGAATTGTGTATTAGAAATAAATATGATTCAGCAATAGCAATGACCTTAGAATGGATTAAATCAGGAGGGAAACAGGTTGTTACAACCTTTGCAGGAATTGGTGGATATGCGCCTTTAGAAGAAGTTTTAGGTTCACTTATGTTTTTAGAAAAAATGAAAATGCATGGAAATCCTAAAGTACTTCCAAAAGCACTTAGTATTTTTGAAGAAATAATAGAAACTAAACTCCACTCAAATATGCCTTTTATAGGGGAAGATATTTTTAATGTAGAATCCGGAATTCACGTAAATGGAATTGCTAAAAATCCAAGTACGTATGAACCTTATGATCCTAGTGAAATTGGAAGGAAGAGAAATATTATAATTGGAAAACATTCTGGAATTAGTTCACTAGAAATAAAGCTTAAAGAATTAAATATACATTACAATTCTGAAAATCTGCAGATTATGCTAGATGATGTAAGAAAGGTCAGTATGCAGAAACGCAGAGGATTAAATAATGAAGAAATTAAAGAAATTTATAAGAAATGCTGTGGATAG
- a CDS encoding homocitrate synthase — protein sequence MIFEKKYNNYIRIVDTTLRDGEQCAGRAFSIDEKVEIAKYMDENNIYQIEAGIPIMGDIEKECIKRILNIRQNSLISTWNRMNKNDILNSIDCKPDIIHISVPTSDIQIYSNLNKDKEWVRQNLKECVFLARDKNYEVTIGFEDASRADTSYLISLCKIVREMGVKRVRYADTVGILMPSLVKKPIKTIIEETGMEIEIHAHNDFGMAIPISLEAVKSGAKYVDCTLDGIGERSGNCNMQEFIRVSQDYLYRNNNLSKTGTK from the coding sequence ATGATTTTTGAAAAAAAATACAATAATTATATACGTATTGTAGATACTACATTAAGGGATGGGGAGCAATGTGCTGGACGTGCTTTTTCAATTGATGAAAAGGTAGAAATAGCAAAATATATGGATGAAAATAATATTTATCAAATAGAAGCAGGAATACCAATTATGGGAGATATAGAAAAAGAGTGTATTAAGAGAATCTTAAATATAAGACAAAATTCATTAATATCAACCTGGAATAGAATGAATAAAAATGATATTTTAAACTCAATAGATTGTAAACCTGATATTATTCATATTAGTGTTCCAACATCTGATATACAGATTTATTCAAATTTAAATAAAGATAAAGAATGGGTTAGGCAGAATTTAAAAGAATGTGTATTTTTGGCTAGAGATAAAAATTATGAAGTTACGATTGGATTTGAAGATGCTTCAAGGGCAGATACAAGTTATCTTATAAGCTTATGTAAAATAGTTCGAGAAATGGGGGTAAAAAGAGTAAGATATGCAGATACAGTAGGAATATTAATGCCCTCTTTAGTTAAAAAACCGATTAAAACAATCATTGAAGAGACTGGTATGGAGATTGAAATACATGCTCATAATGATTTTGGGATGGCAATTCCTATTTCATTAGAAGCTGTAAAAAGTGGAGCTAAATATGTAGATTGCACTCTAGATGGTATTGGAGAAAGGTCTGGAAATTGTAATATGCAGGAATTTATTAGAGTATCTCAGGATTATCTATATAGAAATAATAACTTATCAAAAACTGGAACAAAATAA
- a CDS encoding helicase C-terminal domain-containing protein, with amino-acid sequence MLNKLSSILDNVIYLDIETTGLDESCSEIIEIGAVKVKDGIITTYETLIRPRGRVPVSTYSLCKGLNEKELLSAPSLNSIRQEILEFLEDFPLVCHNAAFEKKFLGFHIPEIKNAIMDSMELAAILEPWRKEFNLDSLIKEVTNLGKDENHRGLSDSIDTLKVVNALLLRQWAREEKYIKRNKSLYEIIIKEYKYLNNWSWTKYLLKPPFFTYEKHEYVNYEDSKKEETNLKKIPIDYTLYENLLENEDIWNNGGDFGYQYRKDQKEFSRKIRENFEKGERIFIEAPTGSGKTFAYVIIAAIETYLNKQKNRKDDSSFIISTNTKELQNQLIERDIPTILKKLRLEDKLKYGAIKGKGNYLCIERLSKCEDFEFSEKGNLTKLFLGRLCENGNYGDMENINYSMQKYFELDKYINEINCDSEQCKLDKCTRACFLRKRYNELPEENITVINHSLLSCWPYGEKKKINHIIIDEGHNLMEKCYDFFAEEFSYLQFLELLDMIEKGHPSIIGMLLNLNASYGYRETIEKDKLTYLVSEIIVNMNILLNDFRSMRLVSGEYNFTTEFFLPREELKGLTKAIGTEISVLKESIYPLYKILNDYVSNITLDDEVSGDTDNKNLSDYIAKLKANFDMLDRFLESSVFYAKILEVDSEYREFKFRSVPLNVGELVNEHMLKDVKSTTFLSATFRIENSFNKIKKHLGQEKAKEFVIPPTFDLKRRTKIFAINDVGRYDDFSYIKNVSKFIYNVAQKINGHILVLFNNNARRNAVSEELDLITRGSKIEVHNSKKSVAALNDKNRQVIILGSKGFFEGIDIPGDALSCVMLDKIPNYSPEYPILRAVTTYQKKGYQDVNYPQVCVKTKQIYGRLIRSTFDYGYFIILDPGQNSYTLRNLERDLGGPSIEISSTFKVLSEMEFDYNNWRRSNINKIINSIKNSNKNIQEEFNNESKKHKMFWELSKVENGEYFFENINFKLNGKV; translated from the coding sequence ATGCTAAACAAATTAAGTAGTATTTTAGATAATGTTATATATTTGGATATTGAAACAACTGGGCTCGATGAAAGTTGTTCAGAAATTATAGAAATTGGTGCCGTTAAGGTTAAGGATGGAATTATTACTACGTATGAAACCTTAATTAGACCAAGAGGAAGAGTGCCTGTAAGTACTTATAGTTTATGTAAGGGATTAAATGAAAAAGAGTTGTTAAGTGCTCCAAGTTTAAATTCAATAAGACAAGAAATCCTAGAATTTTTAGAAGATTTCCCTTTAGTATGTCATAATGCAGCCTTTGAAAAGAAATTCTTAGGTTTTCATATCCCTGAAATTAAGAATGCTATAATGGATTCAATGGAGCTTGCAGCAATTTTGGAACCATGGCGAAAAGAGTTTAATTTGGATTCATTAATAAAGGAAGTTACTAACTTAGGAAAAGATGAAAACCATAGAGGATTATCAGATTCAATTGATACGTTAAAGGTAGTAAATGCCCTTCTATTAAGGCAATGGGCAAGAGAAGAGAAGTATATAAAGAGAAATAAATCGTTATATGAAATTATAATAAAAGAATATAAATATCTAAATAATTGGTCATGGACTAAGTACTTATTAAAACCTCCATTTTTTACATACGAAAAACATGAATATGTAAATTATGAGGATAGTAAGAAGGAAGAGACTAACTTAAAGAAAATTCCTATAGATTATACATTATATGAGAATTTACTTGAGAATGAAGATATTTGGAATAATGGAGGAGATTTTGGTTACCAATACAGAAAGGATCAGAAGGAATTTTCAAGAAAAATAAGAGAGAATTTTGAAAAAGGCGAGAGAATATTTATCGAAGCTCCAACAGGTAGTGGTAAGACTTTTGCATATGTAATAATAGCAGCAATAGAAACTTATTTAAATAAACAGAAGAATAGAAAAGATGATTCTAGCTTTATTATATCTACGAACACAAAAGAACTTCAAAATCAGCTCATAGAAAGAGATATCCCAACTATACTTAAAAAGTTAAGATTAGAAGACAAATTAAAGTATGGTGCCATAAAAGGGAAAGGAAATTATCTCTGCATAGAGCGATTGAGCAAATGTGAAGATTTTGAGTTCAGTGAAAAAGGCAATTTGACAAAGCTTTTTCTTGGAAGACTTTGTGAAAATGGAAATTATGGAGACATGGAAAATATAAATTATTCTATGCAGAAATATTTTGAATTGGATAAATACATTAATGAAATAAATTGTGATAGTGAGCAATGCAAGCTAGATAAATGTACAAGAGCATGTTTTTTGAGGAAGAGGTATAATGAGCTTCCAGAAGAAAATATAACTGTGATAAATCATTCATTATTATCCTGCTGGCCTTATGGTGAAAAAAAGAAAATAAATCATATTATAATTGATGAAGGTCATAATTTAATGGAAAAATGTTATGACTTTTTTGCAGAAGAGTTTTCATATCTGCAATTTTTAGAGCTTCTAGATATGATAGAAAAAGGGCATCCAAGTATCATAGGAATGCTTCTAAATTTAAATGCAAGTTATGGATACAGAGAAACTATAGAAAAAGATAAACTTACATATTTAGTTAGTGAAATAATAGTTAATATGAATATATTACTAAATGATTTTAGGAGCATGAGGCTTGTTAGTGGCGAATACAATTTTACGACTGAATTTTTTCTTCCAAGGGAAGAACTAAAAGGACTAACAAAAGCTATTGGAACTGAAATTTCAGTTCTAAAAGAAAGTATATATCCGCTATATAAAATTTTAAATGACTATGTTTCTAATATTACACTGGATGATGAAGTGAGTGGAGACACGGATAATAAAAATTTATCTGATTATATAGCAAAGCTCAAAGCTAATTTCGACATGCTTGATAGATTTTTAGAAAGTTCAGTTTTTTATGCTAAAATTTTAGAAGTAGATTCTGAATATAGGGAATTTAAATTTAGGAGTGTTCCTCTGAATGTTGGGGAATTAGTCAATGAGCATATGCTTAAAGATGTGAAAAGTACAACTTTTTTATCAGCTACATTTAGAATAGAAAATTCATTTAATAAGATAAAAAAACATTTAGGTCAGGAAAAAGCCAAAGAATTTGTCATTCCACCAACCTTCGATTTGAAAAGAAGAACAAAAATTTTTGCAATAAATGATGTAGGAAGATATGATGATTTTTCTTATATAAAAAATGTTTCAAAATTCATATATAATGTTGCACAAAAAATAAATGGCCATATACTTGTATTATTTAATAATAATGCTAGGAGAAATGCTGTAAGTGAGGAATTAGATTTAATTACAAGGGGATCTAAAATAGAAGTTCATAATAGCAAAAAATCTGTAGCAGCTCTTAACGATAAAAATAGACAAGTGATAATACTTGGAAGTAAGGGTTTTTTTGAAGGAATAGATATACCTGGGGATGCATTAAGCTGTGTTATGTTAGATAAAATTCCGAATTATAGTCCTGAATATCCTATTTTAAGAGCTGTAACTACATATCAGAAAAAGGGGTATCAGGATGTAAATTATCCTCAAGTATGCGTAAAAACTAAGCAGATATATGGAAGATTAATCCGAAGCACTTTTGATTATGGATACTTTATAATTTTAGATCCAGGTCAAAATTCATATACCCTTAGGAATCTAGAGAGGGACCTTGGAGGCCCAAGTATTGAAATATCATCAACATTTAAAGTACTTTCTGAAATGGAATTTGATTATAATAATTGGAGAAGAAGTAATATTAATAAAATTATAAATTCTATTAAAAATAGCAACAAAAATATTCAAGAGGAATTCAATAACGAATCAAAGAAGCATAAGATGTTTTGGGAATTATCAAAGGTTGAGAATGGTGAATATTTTTTTGAAAATATCAATTTTAAGTTAAATGGAAAAGTTTAA